From the Selenomonas sp. oral taxon 920 genome, the window CGGCGGCACGCGGCTTTGCCGAGGCACATCCCGATGCCCTGCGGATGGTGCACGGGCGGATCGTACGGGCGTTTCGCGACTGGGATGCTGTGAAGGCGGCGGCGATTACGGAAGTGCTCGAGGACGGGCGGTTCACGCGGGCACAGCTGACGGAGTACCTCGGCCGCGCGGTGGTCTGGCAGCTCGATGAGGCGACGCTCGCAGGGCTTCGGCTTTTTTACCGGTGCGCCGCGGAGGACGGGCTGATTGCGCATGAACCTGCGATCGAGATGGCACACGTTTGACGTGAATCCCTCTTTATAGTAAAATATTCCCATCTATATGTAAGGGATTTTATCGAAGTGAGAGAAACGAAGGGAGCGCGATGGAATGAAGATGCGAAAACTCCTGTGGGTAGCACGGAATCTGATGCGGAGGGCAGGGCGGCATAGGGAGATGCGCCGTATGCGGGGGGCACTCTCCGTTGGGACGGCACTTGCTGTGACGGCGCCGCTCGCCCTCCATGCGCCTGTCGAGGCGGCATACCTGCGCGTTGAGGAGGGGGCGCGCGGCGCTGCGGTGCAGCATGTTCAGGAGCTGCTGATCAAGGCAGGCTACCTCAACGGAGCTGCGGACGGCATTGCGGGGCCGCTGACGCGCGCGGCGATCGAGCGCTGTCAGGCGGACCACGCCCTCGTGGTGGACGGCATCTGCGGCGCTGCGACCTATCACGTGCTTTCCGGCGGCGCGGAGTATGATCCCGTGGCGCTCGGCATTGTGGAGGAGCACGCGCCGCAGGTGAGCCGCGGCGGCGGACGCTCGGTCTACGTATCGGCGACGGCGTACAGCGCGTACGATCCGGGCAACGGCAACCGCACGGCAACGGGAACCCCTGTGCGGCACGGCGTGATCGCGGTCGATCCCTCGGTGATCCCGCTCGGTACGCGCGTCTTTATCCCCGGCTACGGTGAGGCCGTCGCGGAGGACATCGGCGGAGCCATCCACGGATACCGTATTGACGTTGCCTTTGACACGCACGCCGAGGCATTGATGTTTGGGCGGCAGGATCTCGAAATCTTTATCATGGAGTAGTATGACGTTATTATGAATCTCTCGACGGAGCGGGCGAATGAGTGGATTCGCTGTGCGGCGGCTGCAGGAGCGTATTTCCTGACGCTGGTCGCGTGTTATATCAATATGGGACAGGATATGGGCGCGGAGTATTTTCTCCCTGCGCTCCTTCCTGTCCTCGCCGTTCTCATGCTCATGCAGTATGGGACGGGCGTTCCTCTCTTTTCGCGCGGCATGCTCGGGGCGATGGTGCCGGGGCTGCTCTGGTGCCTGACATTTCCTCTCCTCTATGTGTGGACGTATAAGCAGGACTGGTATCGCTCGCTGATCTTCTATGACTTCCTCATCGGGACGGCGTGTATGCTCGTACTCGCTGCACTGGGCGGCGTTCTCTTTCACCTTGGGCACAAACGCCTGACGGCGGCACTGCTCGCCGTACTTGGCTTCCTCATGTCGCTCATCCCGCTCACGCAGATCGCCTACTATATGACCGTCTGGCACGCACTCAGCCCCGCCTCGCTCATGGCACTCTATCTGACGAACTGGCACGAGGCAGGGGACTATATCCAGTCGACCGTGGGCGTTCTGCCTGCCGTGCTCGTTGTACTTCTATTGCTTTTGTTCATCTATCTCTCCTACCGCAGCTATCTTGTGTTCGCACGACACATATATCCGAGCGCAGAGGGATCGCGCATGGGCAGCCTTGTTTTCGTCATGATCGTCGCGGCGGGCGTGCACATTGCGCTCATTCCTGAGTGCTCGATTGCGGGGCTTTACAAAGACGTGACGACATATGTTGAAGAGACACAGTCGTATGGTCTGCATCAGGACGATAGATATGCATCGCTCATTATAGATACGGAGAACACGCTTGCGGCGCGTGCACCGGGGACGGTGATCTTCATCATCGGGGAGTCGGCTTCGCGCAACTATATGCACTACTACACGCCGTCCTTCCCGTATGAGAATACACCGTGGATGGAACAGATGGCGGCCGAGCGCGAAGGCTTCCTCGTCTATCGGAACACCTACTCCTCGTGGACGCAGACGGTGCCTGTTCTCGAGCGCGCGCTGACGGAGAAGAGCCAGTATAACGACAAGGAGTTCTTCGAGTCGGCCTCTCTCCTCGATGTGGCGAAAAAAATCGGCTACCATACGTACTGGTTCAGCAATCAGGGTCGCTATGGGCAGTTCGACAGTGCGATCACGATGGTCGCGAAGACGGCGGACATGGCGGAGTGGACGGATGATTCATACACCTTTACGACAAAGTATGACGAGAGCCTGCTTCCGTATCTCACACGCATTGACCCGAGCGTGAACAACTTCATTGTTCTTCACCTGATGGGCAGCCATATCTACTACAACAACCGCTATCCCGACGAGTGGGCGAAGTTCACTGCCGAGGACGGCGAATCAGCGATGACAAGCGCACCGTCGTATGCGAACAGCATTCTCTATACAGACTACATTCTCTCGCAGATCTTTAACTATGCAG encodes:
- a CDS encoding 3D domain-containing protein, with protein sequence MKMRKLLWVARNLMRRAGRHREMRRMRGALSVGTALAVTAPLALHAPVEAAYLRVEEGARGAAVQHVQELLIKAGYLNGAADGIAGPLTRAAIERCQADHALVVDGICGAATYHVLSGGAEYDPVALGIVEEHAPQVSRGGGRSVYVSATAYSAYDPGNGNRTATGTPVRHGVIAVDPSVIPLGTRVFIPGYGEAVAEDIGGAIHGYRIDVAFDTHAEALMFGRQDLEIFIME
- a CDS encoding phosphoethanolamine transferase, which encodes MNLSTERANEWIRCAAAAGAYFLTLVACYINMGQDMGAEYFLPALLPVLAVLMLMQYGTGVPLFSRGMLGAMVPGLLWCLTFPLLYVWTYKQDWYRSLIFYDFLIGTACMLVLAALGGVLFHLGHKRLTAALLAVLGFLMSLIPLTQIAYYMTVWHALSPASLMALYLTNWHEAGDYIQSTVGVLPAVLVVLLLLLFIYLSYRSYLVFARHIYPSAEGSRMGSLVFVMIVAAGVHIALIPECSIAGLYKDVTTYVEETQSYGLHQDDRYASLIIDTENTLAARAPGTVIFIIGESASRNYMHYYTPSFPYENTPWMEQMAAEREGFLVYRNTYSSWTQTVPVLERALTEKSQYNDKEFFESASLLDVAKKIGYHTYWFSNQGRYGQFDSAITMVAKTADMAEWTDDSYTFTTKYDESLLPYLTRIDPSVNNFIVLHLMGSHIYYNNRYPDEWAKFTAEDGESAMTSAPSYANSILYTDYILSQIFNYAEKNLNLRAMVYFSDHGENLKISHNPDVFSFDMVRIPFFIYLSPEYRAALPNRTATLAARREAYFTNDMMYDTVCGLLGAPSNRYDPRQDFSSPAYGFTRETLTTMFGNHALTEDTTDEAAGDVRGENAQNP